Genomic window (Muntiacus reevesi chromosome X, mMunRee1.1, whole genome shotgun sequence):
ACTGCTGAACACGTCAAAGTTCCTGCTCAAGCTTCATGCTTGTGCATGCTAAATcccttcagtcgagtctgactctttgcaaccctgtggactatagccctccaggctcctctgtctatgggattctccaggcaagaacactggagtgggttttcatgccctcgTCCAGCGGAGCtgcccaaccgagggatcaaacctgcctctctatgtctcctgcattgacaggtgggttctttaccagtagcactaTCTGGGAGGCCCTGCTCGAGCTACAGTGtctcagaaatggaaaaatgagaTTCTGTGGTGGAGTAAAATGGATGCCAAGTGGCCAGAGCCACTCTGACAGCAGTGAGCATTTGAGCTGAGGAGGTCGGTCAGACCCTCTCAGGAAGCTcaacctgattttttttccaatttaggtGACTTTCCTGACATCTTTTCTAAGTTCACAAGCAATAGTAGCCATAAATCAGCTAAAGTGAATGGATGATCCTTTACCTACATGgcctgctaactcgcttcagctgtgtccgactctttgcgacccaatggactgtggcatgccaggcttctctttccttgggattctccaggcaagaatactggagtggattgccgtgccctcttccaggggatcttccaggcccagggatcgaattcatgtcTTTCACATATCCCACTCTGGCAGGCAAGTTCACTAGCACCACCCAGAAAACCCTTTCTTACATGCGGCATAGTTCAAAGATTTTCCGTCAGAGGTCACAGAAAGTTTAAAGATTCCCACTGTAATTGATCCACAGGGGGTCACAGGGGGAGCGGCATTCACTGACATGTGACGTGGGGTGACTTAGTGACAGGCCTCACTGACTTGAATTTTATCCAGTCAGATATGGACCTTGCCTATGATGGCAGGGCAGGCAGGGATTATAAAGCCGGCACCAGCCCTCAGAAGCTGCCCTATACTTCCCACTGAGCTGTGGGGAAGGTGAGCCCGAAATGGATGAGCCATCGTCTAAGCTGTCTGAGGAAGACCTGCACACCTTCAAAGTTGAGCCCTCTGAAACAAAACCAAGGAAGGCAAAGTAGAAGACTGAATGGCCGCCATGACTGCAGTCGCTGCAGCCATCACTGCTGCTGCCGTTCCAACAACATTGAAAGCTTTGCCAGCTATTTCACCACGGTGCTGAAGCAAGTCCACATGGGCTTGAGTCTCTCACAGGAGGCCGTGAACAACATGAATTCCTTCATGATGGATATTTTCAAGTGCATTGCCAAAGAGGCTGAATGCCTGGCCCACAACAAGAGCCGCACGATCACCTCCGGAGAGATACAGACCTCTGTGCACTTGCTGCTGTCTGGGGAGATCAGCAAGCACACCATGTCGGAGGCCACCAGAGCAGTCATCAAATACGCCACCAGCAGATAGGCCGACCCCAGACAACCAGAACATCGGAAACCAAAGGCTCTTTTCAGAGCCACTCACTTGGTGGGAAAAGACTTGTAGCACTGAACAGTTATATGTACTCTGCGTTCTCGACCTGTGCCCTACTGTCCATGGTTAAAACATTTCTACCCTGAGGAACGCATTATAAACTTCATCAATATGTGTCTGTTGTGTCAATTGTTCCAGGGAAAATCATGAACTTTTCTTAGCCATATTGCATCTCCTCACTTTCCTAAGTGGTCATTTCTATCCAGGGTTTCTTTTTCAGCCACTTTAAGGATCTTTATGGTCAAAATTCTTTCCATGAAAATTTCACTGACCTTTCATACTGTCATTGTCTCACTTGTATATAGGAGTGCCATTCAGAGATTTTTATGTGAGATACAGAAATCGATAAAATGCAGTAGCAGATATAAATAGCTTgtcaggtggcactaatggtaaggaacctgcctgccaatgcaggtagatgtacgAGAcataggttccattcctgggtgggaaagatcccctggaggagggcatggcaacccactccagtattcttgcctggaaaatcccatggactgaggagcttggcaggctatagtccatggaattgcaaagagttagacatgactgaagtgactgagaatcacatggacagaggagcctggtgggctatggtccatagggtcacaaagagtcagccatgacttagaATGCATTCACACAGCAGATATAAAAATCATACTTACCCATTCATACTCTTTCAACAGACCTCATACATAAAATAGGTTAAAActttatgtatttaaatacataaaataggaCCCACTGCAGTGTAAAATTTGAAAATCTAATTTTCTAGAATCAAGCAATATACCTTCTGAAATTAGTATTCTACCTAATTCAgatttatcttgtttattttttgtctttttgcaggCTTTGGGGGATTTATGCAAAAATCTTGGTTTAAGTGAAATTTTTCCCAGATAATGAGGTCATCAAGTGACAAAAGCTGTAGCCACAGTCCCCATAGCAACAGCCAATGGGACTGGCAGCTCAGTGAGCCAAACGATCAGCCCAAAGTGTGGTGGGGTGACCAGGAGTGAGCCAATAACAGCTTTCCTGTGATTTTTACCCTGGAGATTGATTAGGAAGGAGGTGTGATGGTTTTCCTGTTGATTTTCTGTTCAAGTACTTGCTTAAATCATGGTGATTTAAGCACAGGCATCCATATCTGGTAGTGGGACATGTCtctagctctttgcatcaaaatAAGAGAAGGATGTTCAGCAATCAGAGAACTCAGATGACTCCTTCCTGTAGTTCAAGTAATTTGAGTGTTAATGTTatgataatatttattaaatttaatatccATTGTGTTTTTTCTTGGTGCATTGAcctgttcttttgtttttctgtaggtATGTAGCTGACTTTCAATGTAGTTGGTAATTTTccaattcctttatttttccattaatttctaGCTTACTACAACATTGCAGAGAAAATGCACTACATGATTTCAATCCTTTGTAATTTTCTATGATTTTCATTAGAATCAAATATtacatcatattttaaattataatttcttgAACTCTTAAGAATATACTGAGGAGTAAAGGGAAACATAGTGATTATTTTTGTAGCAACTTTAAACAGTATAATACATGAAACTATTAAACACTgcgttgtacaccttaaataatataatattgtaactcagctaaacttcaataaaatttttcaaaattaaaagaaaatctcatTATCCCTGGATTTGGATGTAGAAACCTGCTAAAGGATGTCACTATCAGCCAAACAATGAGAGAAAACTAGAGAAATTATAGAATCCCAGCCTTTTCTTGAGGCTAGATTTAGTGCTTCACTAGGTCAGTCAGACatgatagtgaagtgaaagtcacagagtcatgtctgattctttgcgaccccatggactatacagtccatggaattctccaggccagaatactggagtgggtagcctttaccttctccaagggatcttctcaacccagggatcgaaccctggtctcccacattgcaggcagattctttaccagctgagccacaagagaagcccatgatAGAGTTCAGACATGATAGAGTTCTATAATGTCTAAATTATTTTCCTAGTAAtttcatttcctattttattCTCATTCTCCCATAAGTATAATGTGGAATTCTTCAGAAGTATTTCATAGGTGATATGCAATagacaaaatgaagaaacaaacataCCCATCCACTCCCTATATTATCACACATATGCCAGATAAAGCATACAAGTAATTTTATAAATGGGGATTGATATATAGTACAGAAAtggccaacatcccttggatcatcgaaaaagcaagagagctccagaaaaacatctacttctgctttattgactacgccaaagcctttgtgtggatcacaataaactgtgaaaaattcttcaagagacaggaatactagaccacctgacctgcctcctgagaaatctgtaggcaggtcaagaagtagcagttagaactggacatggaacaacagactggttccaaatcaggaaaggagtacatcaaggctgtatactgtcaccttgcttatttaacttgtatgcagagtacatcatgagaaacgctgggctggaggaagtacaagctggaatcaagtttgccgggagaaatatcaataacctcaaatatgcagatgacatcacccttatggcagaaagcaaagaactaagagcctcttgatgaaagttaaagagaagagagaaaaagttggcttaaaactcaacattcagaaaactaagatcatggcatctgttcccatcacttcatggcaaatagatggagaaacaatggaaacactgagagactttattttctggtgctccaaaatcactgcagatggtgactgcagccatgaaattaaaagacccttgctccttggaaggaaagctatgatcaacctagacagcatattaaaaagcaaggtgaaaaccAACAGAGGTCAGACAAAGGTCAACATAGGTCAAATTagttacgttgccaacaaaggttaaagctatggtttttccagtagtcattatagatgtgagagttggactacaaaacaaagcaacaaagaattgatgctttttaactgtggtgttggagaagactcttgagagtcccttggatagcaaggagatccaatcagtcaatcctaaagaaaatcagtccagaatattcattggaaggactgatgctgaagctgaaactccaatactttgaccacatgatgcgaagaactgactcatttgaaaagaccctgatgctgggaaagattgaaggcaggaggagaaggggatgacagaggatgagattgttagatggcatcaccgactcaatggacatgagtttgagtaagctccaggagttggtgatacacAGGGAAACTTGgtgtactgcagcccatggggttgcaaaaagtcagacaggactgagcaactgaactgacttgaacTGAACAGAAATGGCAAAATGATTTTTTCACAAAGATTTAACTTTTCTAGTTACCTGGTTcctgaaaatctttttaaaattcatacaattttttttctagcaGAGTATCTTTAGATCTTTAAAACAAACTTTCATGACTTACAATTTTACATCCATTAGTGAGTGTCCAGAGAGAACAGCTCAACCTCCTATCTTCACTGGTATAATCAATGGTCAACTGgcagcctgtgagccacagccaTCGAACTGAAAGTATGATTGAGTGACCAGGGCTGAACAGATAATAGCCTTTCTATGAAATTCAGCCTGAAGATTAAGTGAGAAGGAATTGTGATAGTTTGCCTGTTCTTTTATGGTTCCTTACTTCTGTTTAATCATATGGATAAAATATGAACTCAGATCAGGTCATGTCTTAAGCCTCTTGCATCAATTTAGAGAAGGATTATTAGTAATATAAAATCTAAGATATCACATTTTACCTCAAGACATTTAAAGTTCATGTTAAGGGTCAAATCTTTTCAATTGTTTTTTCTTCATGTCCCTtgagaatttttatttgaattttatttatgtcATTTTTCTGTAAGTGTATTGATGAATTCTGAAGAaactgattttctattttctttttaagctgATTTCTAGTTTTGTACATCTATAGAGAGAGAACATTCTGTGGGATTTCAATCCTTGCCTATATTTTGATTTGctttggatcatggaaaaagcaagggaattccaaaaatacatctgcttctgcctcattgactatgataaagtctgactgtgtggatcacaagaaagtgtgggaaattcttaaagaccaccttacctgcctcttgaggagccttatgaaggtcaagaagcaagagttagaagcagatatggaacagtggactggctccaaattgagAAAcgggtacatcaaggctataagttgtcaccctgcttatttaatttctatgcagagaacatcatgcaaaatgctggactggatgaagcacaagctggaatcaagattgcctggagaaatatcaacaacttgagatacaaagatgacaccaacctaatggcataaagtgaggaggaactaaagagcctcttgatgaaggtgaaagaagagagtgaaaaagctggcttaaaactcaacgttcagaaaactaagatcatggcatctggtcccatcacttcatcgcaaatagatgggggaaacaatggaaacagtaacagactattttcttgggctccaaaatcactgcggatggggactgcagccatgaaattaaaagacgcatgctccttggaaaaaaagctataacAAAGGTAGACAgtgtagtaaaaagcagagacatcactttgccaacaaacatctgtctagtcaaagctatggtttttccagtagtcatgtatggatgtgagagttggactataaagaaagctgagtgctgaaaaatcaatgcttttgaaatgtggtgttggagaagattcttgcagtcccttggacagcaaggagatcaaaccagtcagtcctaaaggaaatcaaccctgaatatccattggaaggatggatgctgaagctgaaactccaatactttggccacctgatgcgaagagctgagtcatttgaaaagaccctgatgatgggaaagattgagtggaggaggagaagggagcaacaaacaatgagatggttgcatggcatcactgattcagtggacatgagtttgagcaagctctgggagatagtgaaggacaggaaagtctggtgtgctgcagttcatggaatcacaagaagtcagacaagacttagcaactgagcaacaacaacatataGTTAAGACAGAGGGTGTCATGcgtgattattttctttataacatAGAGGGTATCAAGAGAGATTATTTGCTGGCCCTTTCCTTCTTTACTTGCTTCGTTGTATGTTTCTAATTgtggtgattttaaaatatcatattagTTATCTGAAACTGATGTACAGATGCCAGAGTTCAGTTTATGGGACAGTATGTACTTATTGTCTCACActtttggaggctggaaatccTAATGAAGATGTCAGCTAGTTTGGTTCCTTCAGAGTGATGAGAAGGAAGCCTCTGTTACAGTCCTCTCTTTTAGGCTTGTGGAGGTGGCAGTGGCCCTCCGCCTCTCCATATCTGCTCATGGTTTCCTCCCTATATGAAGGTCTCTGTGTCCATATTTCCCAATTTTATATGGATACAGGTCATTTTGGATTGGGGGTATCATAATGAACCCAGTtgaacctgattcctccagcaTAAATCCTGTCTCCATATACATGTATTACATGTATCAGTATTACATGTCAGGTACTAGGGTTTAGTACATCAGCACAGATGTATTAGGGAAAGGAATTCAATCCAGAGAAGACAAGAGTTTTGAGTAATAGGTGGGCATAGCTGttgacttttccattttattgaaaccatttctttttttcacaggTAAATGCTGGTATAATGTTTACTAGGTGGTatagttacaattttttaattcttcaaacACATATAAATGTAGAATATTGAGGGAAAATCTTACTTATACAGATTTCTTTGATGAATTAAGGAATCCAAATCCTTGTGCAATatgaaaaatattgaatttttaataataacatGTCATTTATCAAAGGATGCATTGTAAATTACTGCAAAACTTAGTGGATTAAGGCAGCAATTATTTATGATTTCTTATGTATCCTATATATATGATTTCTTAGGGCCAGGTGAATGCTTCTGCTGATGTGTCTGGTAAGTGTCAGGATTATTTTGTAGCTCCCTCTGTTTTTCATGGTCCCTTGTACACTTTATATCACATTGCTTCAAAATTAATAGTACAAAAGAGCTTTCTCTGCGTTCTAAACTTGGTGCTTGATAATAAGGAATGATATGTACATactcataaaataataataataaagagaacATTGGTGAGCACTTAAGGGAAAATAAAGTCACTCCTCTCATGTATTTTCCTCAACTATTTCATCAGTGAGcaattttattcagtttttaaaagtttctgacTTTCCCCTCTCATTGAAGAGAGAAGTTactattttatttcagttcttaTAAATTCGTTATGGTTTGTTTTAAACACCAATGTTTATTCAGTTATGTTTGGtattcattttatacttttaaaacaaGTTGAAATTTTCCCTATCAATTAGGATGTCAAAACCTGAAAAGGAAGTCACTGTCAGCCAACAGACAGCAAAATATGGACAACCTACAGAAACCAACACTGTTCTTCAGTCCCTGGGCAAATAGACAGTGCCACACTGgagatacaaaacagaaactatttaaaaaattttttccagaaatacataaactCAAGAGAAAAAATTGGGCAAGACAGGATACTAGAAAGAGTTTAACCACTCAGTGATGGGTGGCTACAAATGGGGCCTGATCAAGGATGGCtagtaagttatttttttttcttttttggcccaaTGTAAAATTCTGATGGGTTACAACCCCTTGAAAAATGTCCTGGGGATCATTATACTAAGGATTTTAAATAAAGGAATCCCCTGATACTGATCATTTCTATCCTCATGTACAAtaagaattttatgaaaatatttgatgaaagGAATTTTACTTTGGTGGAGACCAAGAAAAATTTACACCAAATCACCTGCAAGTAGATATGCCCACTGGAACAAAATTTTCAACAAGAAGAGCTCTTGATAAAGCCCTGTACATTGTCAAAGACAATGTCAGGGGCCAGTTTGAAAGCACAGCACTTTTATTAAGTCATGTATTTTCTATCGTGGTCATTGTATTCGGTGAAAAGTCATTTTAAGAAACCTACAACACTACAATATACTTAATTATGCTTGGACATTATGCATTTGTAAATTTAGAAAGAAAGCAGGAACAATACTAAACAATGCTTAAAAGACACTACAGTTAGGATGTCAAGTGAAGACTGGGAGTCCAAGGATAATTAAAACACAGGAAATCAAAGAAAGTGAGGAACAATGGGGTTTAATGTGGAAGAGAATAAGACCAAATAAGCAAACATAATTACAGACTTCAAAAGGTGATCAAGAGAAAGCGCAGCTCATGAGCAATCATGATCTAACAGTGTGATTTACTGAAATGATAAACTAAGAGAAAGAACTTTACTGatgtaaaaacaaatggaaaccaTCAACTCAGACAAGATAGTTTTACTAGGACAAACATACCCTATtcagtgaagaaggaaatggcaacctactccagtattcttgcctggtagacaccatggacagaaaagcctgatgggctacagcccatggggtgccAAGCATCGGACACGACAGCGACAAAACAACCACCACCCCATTCAACTTTTTCAACACTACTTGTGTCAGGGAAATCATTTGGAAACAAATCGAGGACCCAAACACAGCACAGAAATAATTAAAGCAAAACGTTCAAGAAACATTCATTCAAAATGttcaaaaaagcagaagaaactgaagtcatTATTGTGACTGGTTCAGATTaatcacatttgatttttttcccaagaacacattctcttatttttgggaaaaaaacGGAAGCATTCTTGACTTGCAGATCGGCATCATGAGGATGCTGGAAGTGTCCAATCAGAGAAGTTCAAACAATGCTACTAAGAATTGGCTCAGCCAATGAAAATCCTGCAGATTCTGAGGCACAGCCATTGATTCAAAGTGTGAACACTTGTACTGGGCTGAAGCAAAAGAAGTGTTCCAGACACGTGCAACCTTGGAGATTGAACTGGGAAAGGGATGTGATTCCTtgccattaaaaattattaaaataatcacCCCTGCCCAGatcctgttttccttttctagCTATACAAATTTTGAAGTATTCTTTGTTCTCCTCCAAGCAATAGACCTGACAAAAATAGAACCCACTAGGTTGTCTTGGCAGGAAGAAATCACACCCAGCTTTTAATACATGGGTCAAGGAAATGGGCAGGTCCTGGTTCCTGATCCATTGTTTCCCTCATTCTCCTGTCACACCTGGATGAGAGGAGAATGAGTGAGAGGTGGGGGAAAagtaactttgaaaaaaaaatattcatttatgacTTCTCTGTATTGTAAGGAAGTTAAAAATTAGCATCACTGGTGGATATTAGTGGTGCAGGAAAGCACCCCCAGGTCCCTGTTACCAGGTCATAAATCCAGTCCTTAGCATCTGGCATTGTGATAAGACCATTCTTGGTTCTCAGGACCTCTGCTGTTGCATTAGGATTCTTCTGAAATCCTAAGAGTTGTCCATAAACAACTGTCGTGCTTCCAACATCTTCCTACAGAAGGGTAGCAAAGAGCAACGTCAAATCTTGGGTGTTGAAGTTAGCCATTTGGCTTTTGGAATACATGATACTTCTCCAGGTATTTTACCTACGCCATTGGTAAATTGGCTTTAAGGGGGAATCAAGTTCATAAATTCTGTGCTGTTTATAACAGTTGGACCGGCATAGTGGGTTGTATTACTTCTAGGAACTCAGTGACTTTTTATAGATGGGATATACCTAGAGTAGTGAATGTCTTTACACAAGATCAGAT
Coding sequences:
- the LOC136154747 gene encoding histone H2B-like, which translates into the protein MSHRLSCLRKTCTPSKLSPLKQNQGRQSRRLNGRHDCSRCSHHCCCRSNNIESFASYFTTVLKQVHMGLSLSQEAVNNMNSFMMDIFKCIAKEAECLAHNKSRTITSGEIQTSVHLLLSGEISKHTMSEATRAVIKYATSR